A single window of Deinococcus misasensis DSM 22328 DNA harbors:
- a CDS encoding protoglobin domain-containing protein codes for MSIMTTSEELQNLREAILEQMPPETRFTPQDARVLQQYRQMFLGLSDALVTQFYDMLYQHHQTRQIFTENERAQREVTLRQWWQRVCYGPIDDHFWDWMTFVGLVHVVRGVHNPMMISAWGFVSEKAMEKARASLPPERVYELQGAMVRFGQTFSALITESYLRNHLEMIAGATGTDEHLVELLVRLGRQDFKNQIPDLKRDLDLAHH; via the coding sequence ATGTCCATCATGACCACCAGTGAAGAACTGCAAAACTTACGTGAAGCCATTCTTGAACAGATGCCCCCCGAAACCCGATTCACCCCTCAGGATGCCAGGGTGCTGCAACAGTACCGCCAGATGTTTCTGGGCCTGTCTGATGCTCTGGTGACCCAGTTTTACGACATGCTTTACCAACACCACCAGACCCGACAAATTTTCACCGAAAATGAACGGGCACAGCGTGAAGTGACCCTGCGCCAGTGGTGGCAAAGGGTGTGCTACGGCCCCATCGACGACCACTTCTGGGACTGGATGACCTTTGTGGGTCTGGTGCATGTGGTTCGGGGGGTGCACAATCCCATGATGATCAGTGCCTGGGGATTTGTGTCCGAAAAGGCGATGGAAAAAGCCAGAGCCTCCCTCCCCCCAGAGCGCGTATATGAGCTGCAAGGCGCGATGGTGCGCTTTGGTCAGACTTTCAGCGCCCTGATCACCGAAAGCTACCTGAGAAACCACCTGGAGATGATTGCAGGGGCCACCGGAACCGATGAGCATCTGGTGGAGCTGCTGGTTCGTCTGGGCAGGCAGGATTTCAAAAACCAGATTCCAGACCTCAAAAGAGATCTGGATCTGGCACACCACTGA
- the rpsI gene encoding 30S ribosomal protein S9, with protein MEQFYGTGRRKASVARVFLRPGEGKIVVNGKDFQQYFRGLVKAIYALQGFRETGTLGRYDAYITVTGGGPSGQADAIKLGIARALIQANPDFRSALKPKGLLTRDAREVERKKAGLKKARRAPQFSKR; from the coding sequence ATGGAACAGTTCTACGGTACTGGTCGTCGTAAAGCCTCCGTCGCCCGCGTGTTCCTGCGCCCTGGCGAAGGCAAAATCGTTGTCAACGGCAAAGACTTCCAACAATACTTCCGTGGTCTGGTGAAAGCCATCTACGCCCTGCAAGGCTTCCGCGAAACCGGAACTTTGGGCCGTTACGATGCCTACATCACCGTCACCGGTGGTGGCCCCAGCGGTCAGGCCGATGCCATCAAACTGGGCATTGCCCGCGCCCTGATTCAGGCCAACCCTGACTTCCGCAGCGCCCTCAAGCCCAAAGGCCTCTTGACCCGCGATGCCCGTGAAGTCGAGCGCAAAAAAGCCGGTCTCAAAAAGGCCCGCCGCGCTCCCCAGTTCTCCAAGCGTTGA
- the rplM gene encoding 50S ribosomal protein L13 yields the protein MFKTYVPENHDAKWVLIDAEGQTLGRLATQVASILRGKNKPTFTPNELCGDFVVVINAGKVNLTGGKLDKKVYTRYTGYQGGLKTETARVALAKHPERVIEHAVFGMLPKGRLGRRIHTRLKVYAGAEHPHAAQQPEKLEIK from the coding sequence ATGTTCAAAACCTACGTGCCTGAAAACCATGATGCAAAATGGGTCCTGATTGACGCTGAAGGTCAAACCCTCGGCCGTCTTGCCACCCAAGTGGCCAGCATCCTTCGTGGTAAAAACAAGCCCACTTTCACCCCCAACGAACTGTGCGGTGACTTTGTTGTCGTGATCAACGCTGGCAAAGTGAACCTCACCGGCGGCAAGCTGGACAAGAAAGTCTACACCCGTTACACCGGTTACCAAGGTGGCCTGAAGACGGAAACCGCTCGTGTGGCTCTGGCCAAACACCCTGAGCGCGTGATTGAGCATGCTGTGTTCGGCATGCTGCCCAAAGGACGTTTGGGCCGCCGCATTCACACCCGTCTGAAAGTCTACGCTGGCGCTGAGCATCCCCATGCTGCCCAGCAACCTGAAAAACTGGAGATCAAATAA
- a CDS encoding alpha/beta hydrolase produces MKIFRRFAWILWVLLGLAVGYLIPTLQRPPLLLQQDAVVSAVAPQTYTSTFNKDLGGYIDIQPKTEVKSLLIFYPGGLVRPQAYEWLGVALSPLGIRTIIPMFPFDLAVTDQNRAEKLLDAIKPEVPVLMGGHSLGGAMVSSFLADHPGKASGLILMAAYPPNGKDLSRQKLPVLTLAAEKDGLASMSDIDNSLKLLPPSTQKVVIEGSVHAFFGRYGPQQGDGLPTVSRDVAEQKILSAITAFVQQTLGN; encoded by the coding sequence ATGAAGATTTTTCGTCGGTTTGCATGGATTTTGTGGGTGCTGCTTGGTTTGGCCGTGGGTTACTTGATTCCCACTTTGCAACGTCCTCCCTTGTTGTTGCAACAGGATGCTGTGGTCTCAGCAGTGGCACCTCAAACGTACACCTCCACCTTCAACAAAGATCTGGGAGGTTACATTGACATCCAGCCCAAAACCGAAGTCAAAAGCCTGCTGATCTTCTATCCGGGGGGACTGGTGCGGCCACAAGCCTATGAATGGCTGGGGGTGGCCTTGAGTCCTCTGGGCATTCGAACCATCATTCCCATGTTTCCTTTTGACCTTGCCGTTACCGACCAGAACCGCGCCGAAAAACTGCTGGACGCCATCAAACCAGAGGTTCCGGTGTTGATGGGGGGGCACTCTTTAGGTGGGGCCATGGTTTCCAGTTTTCTGGCCGACCATCCCGGCAAAGCTTCAGGATTGATCTTGATGGCAGCATATCCTCCCAATGGCAAAGACTTGAGCAGACAAAAGCTGCCTGTGCTCACTCTGGCAGCGGAAAAGGACGGTCTTGCCAGCATGTCTGACATCGACAACAGCCTCAAACTGCTTCCGCCGTCCACTCAAAAAGTGGTGATTGAAGGGTCTGTGCATGCTTTTTTTGGCAGGTATGGCCCGCAACAAGGGGATGGGCTGCCCACGGTTTCCAGAGATGTGGCAGAGCAAAAAATCCTCTCTGCAATCACAGCTTTTGTCCAACAAACCCTTGGCAACTGA
- a CDS encoding acyltransferase, whose product MTASTTPPAHKPARVKPTRIQAIDIFRGLSILEVVSHHVLGFSIRYAVQGSDLHAWLIFLNRSLHFAVPAFLFMTAVVFTQAAVLKPFNVKRFYWGRFKKSLMPYVIWTLLYGTYKIAVFGGDFLDWEKWLFWLQYGKGYYHLYFLLIALQFYVLFPLFVPLWKRKQRHFWRVVVISFALQLGMYFLNKETSIVDFRYPATMVWWYMPALALGMYFGSRYKEFEWAWRNYRLYIFIAAAMGYAFYVPLAFDAMIKLPVNNYQYNIAYWVFTTSFALMLFGLAHSFARGPQWFKGPLSFLGKHSLQIYLIHPALLDGFKALGYPASPFLFVLTMLAYIVIALLVPLGIAYGIRNTKLSLWLFGR is encoded by the coding sequence GTGACTGCATCAACAACCCCCCCTGCCCACAAACCTGCCAGAGTCAAACCCACCCGCATTCAGGCCATTGACATTTTCAGAGGCCTGTCCATTCTGGAAGTGGTCAGCCACCACGTGCTGGGTTTCTCCATCCGATACGCTGTTCAGGGCAGTGACCTTCATGCCTGGCTGATTTTCCTCAACCGCAGTTTGCATTTTGCTGTGCCTGCTTTCTTGTTCATGACAGCTGTGGTTTTCACACAGGCTGCAGTGCTGAAACCCTTCAATGTCAAACGCTTTTATTGGGGACGCTTTAAGAAAAGCCTGATGCCTTATGTGATCTGGACATTGCTTTATGGAACCTACAAGATTGCAGTGTTCGGCGGAGATTTTCTCGACTGGGAAAAATGGCTGTTCTGGTTGCAGTATGGGAAAGGCTATTATCACCTGTACTTTCTGTTGATCGCCTTGCAGTTTTATGTGCTGTTTCCGCTTTTCGTGCCCCTCTGGAAACGCAAGCAGCGCCACTTCTGGCGTGTTGTGGTGATCAGTTTTGCCTTGCAATTGGGCATGTATTTCCTCAACAAAGAAACCTCCATTGTCGATTTCCGTTACCCAGCCACCATGGTCTGGTGGTACATGCCTGCACTGGCCCTCGGAATGTATTTTGGAAGCCGTTACAAAGAATTTGAATGGGCATGGCGCAATTACCGACTGTACATCTTCATCGCAGCAGCCATGGGGTACGCATTCTATGTTCCTCTCGCTTTCGATGCCATGATCAAACTTCCAGTCAACAATTACCAGTACAACATTGCCTACTGGGTGTTCACCACCAGCTTTGCCCTGATGCTCTTTGGACTGGCCCACAGCTTTGCCAGAGGCCCCCAGTGGTTCAAAGGCCCCCTGAGCTTTCTGGGCAAACACAGTTTGCAGATTTACCTCATCCACCCGGCTCTGTTGGACGGTTTCAAGGCTCTGGGCTATCCAGCGTCCCCTTTCCTTTTTGTGCTGACCATGTTGGCATATATTGTGATTGCCTTGCTTGTGCCTCTGGGCATCGCTTATGGCATCCGCAACACCAAATTGTCCCTCTGGCTTTTTGGGCGTTGA
- a CDS encoding glycerol-3-phosphate acyltransferase, with protein MIITAIVVAALSYLIGSLPLGYWLIKKNGYHPREVSAHNLGIENVMRLLGPGPALLSGLSDVFKVFIAISLAVPTGQTEIAVLAGFAAYMGHLFPPKQFFPDVPPRGRGNLALLGVLAGWSAAHAFPELLIYLTVAVFAGLLAYTRFVVVATLSALGFLALMVTLFTSIQGEYKFLLWIMLGVAVWRLKEQLGRIMDRTEPRLGEKIPMRGKNPNERVAAFMIHALTPEDMFQTERIKWLKPYVDRGLIPIKWVVWAAEQLRPVKVDELRGIKTSEGIDVRMYLITCPVLPEFFRDKPEMAVQRAIQGARLAHELGASVFGLGAFWSTVGNKGLEVQEAVPEIHITNGGAYTAGTVKNAIPGILKHFAEQGRNLKEVTAGVVGANGVVAFGIARTISPQVGKVILLGRDMERLERSMKTLAKANPSTEFTATLDYASLKTCDIIFTATSDPDPVIFPEHVKENTWIFDEGRPADVDESVKQIPGVRVIPGGVVVPPGSMTGNVNLHFGKGAVPACLAETLIIAATESYDRKSLGQQTLSENINFFVQEAERLGFLTVEE; from the coding sequence ATGATCATCACCGCCATTGTTGTCGCAGCCCTCAGCTACCTGATCGGCAGTTTGCCGCTCGGCTACTGGCTGATCAAGAAAAACGGTTACCATCCCCGCGAGGTGTCTGCCCACAACCTCGGGATTGAGAACGTCATGCGCCTGCTGGGTCCCGGTCCAGCCCTCCTCTCTGGACTGTCCGATGTGTTCAAGGTGTTCATTGCCATCAGTCTGGCAGTGCCCACCGGACAGACTGAAATTGCTGTGCTGGCAGGTTTTGCGGCTTACATGGGGCACCTGTTCCCCCCCAAGCAGTTTTTTCCTGATGTGCCCCCCAGAGGCCGGGGAAATCTGGCTTTGCTGGGTGTGCTGGCTGGATGGAGTGCCGCCCATGCCTTCCCAGAACTGCTGATTTACCTGACGGTGGCGGTTTTCGCAGGTCTATTGGCATACACCCGTTTCGTGGTGGTGGCCACCCTGTCTGCCCTCGGATTCTTGGCCCTGATGGTGACCCTGTTCACTTCCATTCAGGGAGAGTACAAGTTCCTCCTCTGGATCATGCTGGGTGTGGCTGTGTGGCGTTTGAAAGAACAACTCGGGCGCATCATGGACCGCACCGAACCCAGATTGGGCGAAAAAATTCCCATGCGGGGCAAAAACCCCAACGAACGGGTGGCGGCATTCATGATTCACGCCCTGACCCCCGAGGACATGTTCCAGACCGAGCGCATCAAATGGCTGAAACCTTACGTGGATCGGGGTCTGATTCCCATCAAATGGGTGGTCTGGGCTGCCGAGCAACTGCGTCCTGTCAAAGTGGATGAGTTGCGCGGCATCAAAACCTCTGAGGGCATCGATGTCCGCATGTACCTGATCACCTGCCCAGTTTTGCCAGAGTTCTTCAGAGACAAACCCGAAATGGCTGTGCAGCGTGCCATTCAGGGTGCAAGGCTCGCCCACGAACTGGGGGCCAGCGTGTTTGGCCTCGGGGCTTTCTGGAGCACCGTGGGCAACAAAGGGCTGGAGGTGCAAGAAGCCGTTCCAGAGATTCACATCACCAACGGAGGGGCTTACACTGCTGGAACCGTGAAAAACGCCATTCCCGGCATCCTCAAACACTTTGCAGAACAAGGACGCAATCTCAAAGAAGTGACCGCTGGCGTGGTGGGTGCCAATGGTGTGGTGGCTTTCGGGATTGCACGGACCATCAGTCCACAGGTGGGCAAAGTGATCTTGCTGGGCCGCGACATGGAGCGTCTGGAACGCAGCATGAAAACCCTTGCCAAGGCCAACCCCAGCACCGAATTCACAGCCACTCTGGACTATGCCTCCCTCAAAACCTGTGACATCATCTTCACGGCCACCAGCGATCCCGATCCGGTGATTTTCCCCGAGCATGTCAAAGAAAACACCTGGATTTTTGACGAAGGCCGCCCCGCCGATGTGGATGAAAGCGTCAAGCAGATTCCCGGCGTGCGCGTGATTCCCGGGGGTGTGGTGGTTCCTCCAGGCAGCATGACCGGCAACGTCAACCTGCACTTTGGAAAAGGGGCAGTCCCTGCCTGCCTTGCCGAAACCCTGATCATCGCTGCCACCGAATCCTACGACCGCAAGAGCCTCGGGCAGCAAACCCTCAGTGAAAACATCAACTTCTTTGTTCAAGAAGCCGAAAGGCTGGGTTTCCTCACCGTCGAGGAATGA
- a CDS encoding caspase family protein, producing MRKLLLCITLSLAGWAAANTQKCDDAFASSDFVTAYKECLPLARQGDGYAQAIIGYLYDFGVGGLPQDYTQAATWYQLAVQQNVALAFNNLGELYQYGLGVPQSDQKAFELFQKSSAQGNRKGQYLTGTFYELGKVTQRNYNKAVELYQKSANQGYPQAQNALGYMYENGYGVKRDVQQALNWYRKAADQGHAPAQYNVGYVYSYLLDPPNYPEAFKWIQKAAAQGQVDALVELGYMYQNGLGVTQDARQAIQWYNLAIDKDNARAYNNLGLMYRDGEGVQQDHKQALQLFQKATDLGSFYGPYNLAYMYYYGLGTAQDYSKAFQYFGQAAAKNYDEAQNYMGILYQFGRGVKQDHAQAIGWYQKAADQNNKYALYNLAFYYVSGTVVKQDYAKAAEYYRRSAEAGYGAAAAELGIMYLNGEGVPQDDKKALALFQQAAEAGDPKGQNNLGYMYDAGLGGIKQDYQKAAYWYEQAANQNYLLSISNLGLMYENGSGVPEDPSKAFDLYMKAAEQDDAWSQYRVGYLYFKGKGVTKDLKKAEEWLRKAVAQGSKEAQSTLDLLLVDAAPPSNPNTNTPNTTVTTSTPPANQIQLEILDPKPGAVVAENWVFLKVRTSKPVPNLEFRITVNGKPIGTNSRAIGITAATDYELAVPLDADAKTVNIEILAYQGGTLLGQNKLTVAHGKDNKNQFTPQGNLYILAVGIDEYKYVSKDRFLKYSVKDATDIVGELKKQQGIVYNNVYDFSLFNSQATWENIQAAMIRVQKLAKPEDTVIAFFSGHGEQMDGRYYVITYDTDPQYLRRTGLMQDELTEFYAGLQANTIVILDTCRAGGINGVRAISNPKMDGLVRALETTSNANPTPPNVKKVIFAATGGDSYAYEDTSWGNGAFTKAFLEALRGEKTVQNSQGLISILRLGAYLGERVPQLTGGKQIPNIQLSSSDWVIADPE from the coding sequence ATGCGTAAATTGCTGTTGTGCATCACCCTGAGCCTCGCGGGCTGGGCTGCCGCAAACACCCAGAAATGCGATGACGCTTTTGCAAGTTCAGACTTTGTCACGGCTTACAAGGAATGTTTGCCGCTGGCCCGGCAGGGGGATGGTTATGCTCAGGCGATCATCGGCTACCTTTACGATTTTGGGGTTGGAGGCTTGCCACAGGATTACACGCAAGCAGCAACCTGGTACCAGCTGGCTGTCCAGCAGAATGTGGCTCTGGCATTCAACAACCTTGGCGAGCTGTACCAGTATGGTCTCGGGGTTCCCCAGAGCGATCAGAAAGCCTTTGAACTGTTCCAGAAATCCAGTGCACAGGGAAACCGCAAAGGCCAGTACCTGACTGGAACTTTTTATGAACTGGGCAAAGTCACCCAACGCAACTACAACAAAGCAGTGGAACTCTACCAGAAGTCTGCCAATCAGGGGTATCCACAGGCCCAGAATGCCCTCGGGTACATGTATGAAAACGGTTATGGGGTCAAGCGGGATGTCCAGCAGGCTCTGAACTGGTACCGCAAAGCTGCAGATCAGGGGCACGCTCCTGCGCAGTACAACGTGGGATATGTGTACAGCTACCTGCTGGATCCCCCCAATTACCCCGAGGCTTTCAAATGGATTCAGAAAGCTGCAGCGCAGGGACAGGTGGATGCTCTGGTCGAACTGGGTTACATGTACCAGAACGGTCTGGGTGTGACCCAGGATGCCCGTCAGGCCATCCAGTGGTACAACCTGGCCATTGATAAGGACAACGCCAGAGCCTACAACAATTTGGGCCTGATGTACCGTGATGGAGAAGGCGTCCAACAAGATCACAAACAGGCTTTGCAACTGTTCCAGAAAGCCACGGATCTGGGCAGTTTTTATGGTCCTTACAACCTTGCCTACATGTACTATTACGGTCTGGGGACTGCTCAGGATTACAGCAAAGCTTTTCAATACTTTGGTCAAGCTGCTGCAAAAAACTACGATGAGGCCCAGAACTACATGGGCATCCTGTACCAATTTGGCAGAGGGGTCAAACAGGACCATGCACAGGCCATCGGTTGGTACCAGAAAGCAGCAGACCAGAACAACAAATATGCCCTGTACAACCTGGCGTTCTATTACGTCTCTGGAACGGTAGTCAAGCAAGATTACGCCAAAGCTGCTGAATATTACAGGCGTTCTGCAGAAGCAGGTTATGGTGCCGCGGCCGCAGAACTGGGCATCATGTATTTGAATGGAGAAGGGGTACCGCAAGACGACAAAAAAGCCCTTGCCCTCTTTCAGCAGGCTGCAGAAGCTGGAGATCCCAAAGGACAGAACAACCTCGGGTACATGTACGACGCTGGTCTGGGAGGAATCAAGCAGGATTACCAGAAGGCTGCTTACTGGTACGAGCAGGCCGCCAACCAGAATTACCTGCTCAGCATCTCCAACCTTGGCTTGATGTATGAAAATGGCTCGGGTGTCCCCGAGGATCCCAGCAAGGCTTTCGATCTTTACATGAAAGCGGCAGAACAGGATGATGCGTGGTCCCAGTACCGGGTGGGCTACCTGTACTTCAAAGGCAAAGGGGTCACCAAAGACCTCAAGAAAGCCGAGGAATGGTTGCGAAAAGCGGTTGCTCAAGGCAGCAAAGAAGCCCAGAGCACCCTGGATTTGTTGCTTGTGGATGCTGCTCCGCCCAGCAATCCCAACACCAACACCCCCAACACCACAGTCACCACCTCGACCCCTCCGGCCAACCAGATTCAACTGGAAATTCTGGACCCCAAACCGGGCGCAGTGGTCGCCGAAAACTGGGTGTTCCTGAAGGTTCGCACCAGCAAACCCGTCCCCAATCTGGAATTTCGCATCACGGTGAACGGAAAGCCCATCGGCACCAATTCCAGAGCCATTGGGATCACCGCAGCCACCGATTATGAACTGGCGGTTCCTCTGGATGCCGATGCCAAAACCGTGAACATCGAGATCCTGGCTTATCAGGGAGGCACCTTGCTGGGTCAGAACAAACTCACGGTGGCCCACGGCAAAGACAACAAAAACCAGTTCACTCCGCAAGGCAATTTGTACATTCTGGCAGTGGGCATCGACGAGTACAAATATGTCTCCAAGGACCGGTTCCTCAAATATTCGGTCAAAGACGCCACCGACATCGTGGGTGAACTGAAAAAACAGCAGGGCATTGTTTACAACAACGTGTATGACTTTTCCCTGTTCAACAGTCAAGCCACCTGGGAAAACATTCAGGCGGCCATGATCCGGGTGCAAAAACTGGCCAAACCCGAGGACACCGTGATCGCATTTTTCTCTGGACACGGTGAACAGATGGACGGGCGTTACTACGTGATCACCTACGACACCGACCCCCAGTACCTGCGCAGGACAGGCCTGATGCAAGATGAACTCACCGAGTTTTATGCCGGGTTGCAGGCCAACACCATCGTCATTCTGGACACTTGCCGGGCCGGAGGCATCAACGGTGTGCGTGCCATTTCCAACCCCAAAATGGACGGACTGGTGCGGGCTCTGGAAACCACCAGCAATGCCAATCCCACCCCACCCAACGTCAAGAAAGTGATTTTCGCAGCCACGGGCGGAGACTCTTATGCCTACGAAGACACCTCATGGGGCAACGGGGCATTCACCAAGGCCTTCCTTGAAGCCCTCAGGGGCGAGAAAACCGTTCAGAACAGTCAAGGCCTGATCAGCATTCTGAGGCTCGGGGCCTACCTTGGAGAAAGGGTGCCTCAACTCACCGGAGGGAAGCAGATTCCGAACATTCAACTTTCCAGCAGCGATTGGGTGATTGCAGACCCAGAGTGA
- a CDS encoding ABC transporter ATP-binding protein: MSTIIKLTGVEYSYNPQSTVGPLDLQVQKGEFLSVVGPSGSGKSTLLNLLSENYKPTAGTLEFAPGTRIIMVQQDPGLFPWRTALQNVTFGLEMQGASRFEREEKARAALDLVGLKGYENRRIHELSGGQKQRVALARALIMKPDLLLLDEPFSALDPHTRNALGEELKTIWQETGQTILLVTHDHIEAELLAQKVVVLEDGKIKHVVDVRLESQKTARRL; encoded by the coding sequence ATGAGCACCATCATCAAACTGACTGGCGTAGAGTACTCGTACAACCCCCAGAGCACCGTTGGGCCTCTGGACCTGCAAGTGCAAAAAGGGGAATTCCTGAGTGTGGTGGGTCCCTCGGGAAGCGGGAAAAGCACCCTGCTGAACCTGCTTTCTGAGAACTACAAGCCCACTGCTGGAACACTGGAATTTGCACCCGGAACCCGAATCATCATGGTGCAGCAAGATCCCGGCCTGTTCCCATGGCGCACAGCTTTGCAGAACGTGACTTTTGGTCTGGAGATGCAAGGGGCTTCCCGTTTTGAGCGTGAAGAAAAAGCCAGAGCGGCTCTGGATCTGGTGGGCCTGAAAGGCTACGAAAACCGCCGCATCCACGAACTGTCTGGAGGCCAGAAACAGCGTGTGGCTCTGGCCCGTGCCCTGATCATGAAACCCGACTTGCTGCTGCTTGACGAGCCTTTCTCTGCGCTCGATCCGCACACCCGCAATGCTCTGGGCGAAGAACTGAAAACCATCTGGCAGGAAACCGGACAGACCATTTTGCTGGTGACCCACGACCACATCGAGGCCGAACTGCTGGCCCAGAAAGTGGTGGTTCTGGAAGACGGCAAAATCAAGCATGTGGTGGATGTGCGTCTGGAATCCCAGAAAACAGCCCGTAGGCTCTGA
- a CDS encoding ABC transporter permease — MQRSLTQSPKRATPLWVWQIVGVAFLLGLWYLLTSVLKLWPPYVMPTPQLVWEELRYGFVPSENPNDGQLIHAVLGSLRRVLLGYVIAIGIGVVLGVLLSANRTLRDTVGTWLTAIQSIPSIAFVPLAILWFGLNERAVLFVVILEGTLPIALAVSSALLNVNPAVVTAGKNLGAKGLKLYTHVLLPAAVPNLITGLRTAWSFSWRALIGAELLTSNPGLGQVLETGRNISNMALVIATILMVGIVGGLFDQVLRRFENSTRTRYGLEVRQ; from the coding sequence GTGCAACGCAGCCTGACCCAAAGTCCAAAACGTGCCACACCCTTATGGGTGTGGCAAATTGTCGGCGTGGCCTTTCTGTTGGGGCTCTGGTACCTGCTGACCAGCGTGCTGAAATTGTGGCCTCCATATGTGATGCCCACCCCTCAACTGGTCTGGGAAGAACTCCGCTATGGTTTTGTTCCCAGTGAGAACCCCAACGATGGACAGTTGATCCATGCGGTTCTGGGCAGCCTCAGGCGGGTGCTTTTGGGATATGTGATTGCCATTGGCATTGGCGTGGTGCTGGGTGTGCTGCTCAGTGCAAATCGCACTTTGCGGGACACGGTCGGCACATGGTTGACCGCCATCCAGAGCATCCCCTCCATTGCCTTTGTGCCTCTGGCCATCCTGTGGTTTGGCTTGAATGAACGGGCCGTGCTCTTTGTGGTGATTCTGGAAGGCACCCTGCCCATCGCGCTTGCGGTCTCCAGTGCCCTGTTGAATGTGAACCCTGCCGTGGTGACAGCAGGCAAGAACCTTGGGGCCAAAGGCTTGAAGCTTTACACCCACGTCCTGCTTCCTGCAGCAGTTCCCAACTTGATCACAGGACTCAGAACCGCCTGGAGCTTCAGTTGGCGTGCCTTGATTGGTGCAGAGCTGCTCACCTCCAACCCTGGTCTGGGACAGGTTCTGGAAACCGGCAGAAACATCAGCAACATGGCTCTGGTGATCGCCACCATCCTGATGGTCGGCATCGTCGGTGGACTTTTCGATCAGGTGCTCAGGCGCTTTGAAAACAGCACCCGCACCCGTTATGGTCTGGAGGTGCGTCAATGA
- a CDS encoding aliphatic sulfonate ABC transporter substrate-binding protein yields the protein MKKLLFTTLLLMGAAQAQKATTVRLGFFPNLTHAAALVGLEKGYFQKELGNVKLTAKEFIAGTALNEAFAAGEIDIGYIGPGPTINGAVRGLPVQIIAGASNAGAVLVARKGSGIQSYKDLAGKKVAVPTLGNTQDISLRHILKEQGLTGKVTIQPLAPADVAAAFVSKQLDAALVPEPWGALLETRGGVLIGNEKTVWRNGDYPTTLVIVNTKFAKENPELVKAFLKGHLKAVNFIQKNGPAAQTSISNKLLELTKEKVDPRVLQRALKRTEITVNYDLDALKEYADLNKEAGFIRTLPDWNALINTSYLNEVK from the coding sequence ATGAAAAAACTTCTGTTCACAACGCTGCTTTTGATGGGTGCAGCACAGGCCCAAAAAGCCACCACCGTCCGACTGGGATTTTTTCCCAACCTGACCCATGCAGCAGCTCTGGTGGGGCTTGAAAAAGGCTACTTTCAAAAAGAACTGGGCAACGTCAAACTGACTGCCAAGGAATTCATTGCTGGAACCGCCCTCAACGAAGCCTTTGCTGCGGGTGAAATCGACATCGGTTACATTGGCCCCGGCCCTACCATCAACGGTGCCGTGCGCGGTCTACCTGTGCAAATCATCGCAGGGGCTTCCAACGCTGGAGCCGTGCTGGTTGCCCGCAAGGGATCAGGCATCCAGAGCTACAAAGACCTGGCGGGCAAAAAAGTGGCGGTTCCCACCCTCGGAAACACCCAGGACATCAGCCTCCGGCACATCCTCAAGGAGCAAGGCCTGACCGGAAAAGTCACCATTCAGCCTCTGGCCCCTGCCGATGTTGCTGCAGCTTTTGTGTCCAAGCAACTGGATGCGGCTCTGGTTCCCGAGCCCTGGGGTGCTTTGCTGGAAACCCGTGGTGGTGTGCTGATTGGCAATGAAAAAACCGTCTGGCGCAATGGCGATTACCCCACCACGCTGGTCATTGTGAACACCAAATTTGCCAAAGAGAACCCCGAACTGGTCAAAGCCTTCCTGAAAGGCCACCTCAAAGCGGTGAACTTCATTCAGAAGAACGGACCTGCAGCGCAAACCTCCATTTCCAACAAGCTGCTTGAGTTGACCAAAGAAAAAGTGGACCCTCGGGTGTTGCAGCGTGCCCTCAAACGCACCGAAATCACCGTGAATTACGATCTGGATGCCCTCAAAGAGTATGCAGACCTGAACAAAGAAGCAGGATTCATCCGCACCCTGCCTGACTGGAACGCCCTGATCAACACCAGTTACCTGAATGAGGTGAAGTGA